Part of the Ictalurus furcatus strain D&B chromosome 10, Billie_1.0, whole genome shotgun sequence genome, gcactgctggcacatgattggctgattaattgcatgaatgaataggtgtacaggtgttcctaataaagtgctcagtgagtgtatataatatgtatagtatttaattttattaatatgtCTAGAATTGTGTTGTGAAGTCTGAGACCAGTTTAATTATTTGTGAGATAAAATAGTAGTCCGTTTCTAAATGTCATTTAAAGTGGACAACAAGATTATcttaacacattttatttataaacaaaacaaaacaataaaaatgatacaaataaaaaaagatattaaGATGTTTACGGCTCCTGTTCAGTACCACAGCTGCCCACTAGTGAGGTGAAAAAGCACTGGTTTATCATATCTAGTTTTGATTTCTGTGcctgaatgtaaaaacaaacaaacaaatatagaaaaatggaatataaataaataatcaaataataaagaaatagacaaataaatgcaggaaaaaaggcaaataaactgaagaaggaaatcagatttttaaaaagaatatttgcctttaatattttatttagtcgtttttaattcattaattaattcttAATTGTGACTTGCCCACATACTGTAAACACAACAAAGTGACAAAATGATTTGTGAGGTTATTTTACTTTGCTCGAGAGCAAACACATATTTAGTCCCTATGAGGTCAGAGTTTAAATAGAAAGCTGCTCCATATACAagagacaaacacaaacacacacactgacttaagttttttttcatgaaaaaagggggaaaaaacttaaacaaaatatgaaataatagcCAAGTGCTCACTTCGCATATCCTAAAATACAATTAATCCAAGGCAGAAATGTTGAAATTTTGGTGTAGACATAGGGATATTTTGGGTATTTGCAGTCTGTATCTGTGAATGAAACAATTCCGACAGCTGTGTTCTGACACACCAAAGGACCTCCAGAGTCTCCCTGTAAACAAGATGCATGTCATAAATCTAGCCTGTGCAGTAAGTGTAATGTCTGTGTTTAAAACAATGTAAGGTGCATGCTTTATACCTGACAAAACCCTCCGCGACCGTTAGTACACACCAAACTGGAGACAGAGAAAGGTGTTCCCCAGGATTTCTCACAGACCTTTGTGTCTATGACAGTGACATCGACTTCCATTAGACGATCACTTGTTCCACCATTTTCAGACTTTTTCCCCCAGCCTGCTATGCTGCAGACCTGCTTGGCCTTAACGtcctgattaattttttttggtatgGAGATCCAGTTGATATTCTTGCTCTTTTTGATGGTTTTGTTCAACTGTGATCAAAAAATTATTAGTGTCTTAGTGTTACATTAGTGTTACATTTTATATCGAGGAATGTTCACAAGACCAGTTAGTTCCAATCATCGCTTACATTATAGAAACTATAAATAGTCAATCCCTCAacagcctattttttttttctctcacttgaaatgaaagagacaaagaaaatgcagcttgtcaagtTGCTGAGAAACTATAAAGTGCAAACACCTTTGCTCTGAAGAATTTCCCATGGCAGAAACTTTACTGACActatagagactccttccataactgttaAAGAAATGTCTCCTTTCAGAAAtattcaccatatcaatgattatttttctataactataaaaaaaaacacaatcaaatccttctgaacaatcagaatCGCGAATTCAACAGTCCTGTGGTACTGTTGTGCATGCTATAAAAAATTAGAACATGCACTTGCAATCATTAAGATATTCTAACATTATAGCTATAAACTATTGCCTATTTTTGGATTTTTGCCAAACTGTGGGCCAGTGAGAAAACACACCCTTTAACCACACCACAGATGCTGTGAAACTCTGTGTTTTTAAAGTATATCAGCCCATAGCCAGCTACCGCAAACGTTACTACGTTCCATAAATGATATTtctgtgtttcattttcatcataCTGAGAAACATATTGTGTCCGGTGGTTTACCTGCAGCAGCATGATATCATTGAGCAAATTCTCTGAGTCAAACTTCGGGTGGATGTGGT contains:
- the LOC128613717 gene encoding granzyme B-like; the protein is MALLSLFLFTSLLSHIGHCAYVDMGIVNGSVVRANSRPYMVSVQKDGKHWCGGFLMSENFVMTAAHCWEAGVKLTVVVGSHELKKSKSAISHMEVKLYHIHPKFDSENLLNDIMLLQLNKTIKKSKNINWISIPKKINQDVKAKQVCSIAGWGKKSENGGTSDRLMEVDVTVIDTKVCEKSWGTPFSVSSLVCTNGRGGFCQGDSGGPLVCQNTAVGIVSFTDTDCKYPKYPYVYTKISTFLPWINCILGYAK